In Akkermansia muciniphila, the DNA window AGGGAGGCCACGGGCAAGGATGTCAGGATTAACTGGTATGTTTATAATGCTGGCCCCAGCGCCATGGAGGCCGTGTTCGCCCGGTCCATAGAACTGGCTTATGTAGGCCCCAGCCCGGCCATCAACGCGTTCGTGCGTTCCCGCGGGGAGGACATCCGCATGATAGCCGGGGCCGTGGAGGGAGGCGCCGCCCTGGTGGTTCCCAAGGATTCCCCGCTGAAAGAGCCTGCGGATTTCCGCGGCAGAGTGATTGCCACTCCCCAGCTGGGGAATACGCAGGATGTTTCCGCCCGCGCCTGGTTTTCCCGCGGCGGCCTGCACGTGACGCAGCGCGGGGGGGACGTGACCATTCTGCCCACTCCCAACCCGGAGCAGCTCAGCCTGTTCCGGCAGGGCAAGCTGGACGGCGTGTGGACGGTGGAGCCATGGGTGAGCCGCCTGGTGATGACGGCGGGAGGAAAGGTGCTGGTGGATGAAAGGGAGTCCATTGCCACCGTGCTGGTGTGCGGGGCGGAGTTCCTTCAGGACAGGCCGGAGGTAGTGAAGGCCCTGGTGCAGGCGCATCAGGAGCTGAATGAATGGATACGCCTGCATCCGGAGGAGGCCCAGGCGATCGTGGTCAGGGAGCTGGAAGAGCTTACCCGTTCCAAAATAGATCCGGCTCTGATTGCGCAGGCCTGGAAGAGCATTGTCATGAAGGATAAAATTTCTCTTCCCAAGCTCCAGCAGTTTGTGCAGGACGCCCATCACGCGGGATTCATGAAGGAGGTGCCGGACGTGGCCGGATTGGTGGTTCCGGAGGCGGTGGAGGGCCCTCTGGCTGAAGAGGAGCAGTTAACCATGATGAAGGAGGCTGCCGGAAAATGATCATGGGTGAAGAACATTGCGGCCCCGGAGGGTGCAAGCTCCGCATTGTGGATGTGAGCAAGGTGTTTGAAGGGCGGCGCGGAAAGGTAGTGGCCCTGGAGGGAATCAATTTGA includes these proteins:
- a CDS encoding ABC transporter substrate-binding protein, with amino-acid sequence MSHSRFLMILTALFFCLLAVSCGDKRKEDPNVIELNFGHFPNVTHVQGLVAHHFSREGKGWFEARLREATGKDVRINWYVYNAGPSAMEAVFARSIELAYVGPSPAINAFVRSRGEDIRMIAGAVEGGAALVVPKDSPLKEPADFRGRVIATPQLGNTQDVSARAWFSRGGLHVTQRGGDVTILPTPNPEQLSLFRQGKLDGVWTVEPWVSRLVMTAGGKVLVDERESIATVLVCGAEFLQDRPEVVKALVQAHQELNEWIRLHPEEAQAIVVRELEELTRSKIDPALIAQAWKSIVMKDKISLPKLQQFVQDAHHAGFMKEVPDVAGLVVPEAVEGPLAEEEQLTMMKEAAGK